From the genome of Amycolatopsis granulosa:
CCGGCGCCGGCGGCGAAGCGGCGTGCCCCCTCGTCAGCGTCGGCGGCCAGCGAGACCAGCCCGTGCCGCCATTCGTTCGCCATCGCCGCGCGTTCGTCCAGACCGTCCTGCTCGAGCAGCGACAACCGGTCCTGCCGCAGGCAGGTCTGCGGGAACCGGGCGATCGCCGCGGCCAGGTCCTCCGCCGCGGCCCGCTCGGTGCCGCGCGGCACCACCCGGTTCGCGAGCCCCATCCGCAGCGCCTCGTCCGCCGGCACCGGCCGTCCGGTGAGCACCAGGTCCATCGCCTGGCTGACCCCGATCAGCCGGGGCAGCCGCACCGTGCCCCCGTCGATCAGCGGCACGCCCCAGCGGCGGCAGAACACCCCGAACACCGCGTCCTCGGCCGCCACCCGCAGGTCGCACCACAGCGCCAGCTCCAGCCCGCCCGCCACGGCGTGCCCGGCGATCGCGGCGATCACCGGCTTGCCGAGGCGCAGCCGGGTCGGCCCCATCGGGCCGGGACCGTCCTCGCCCAGCCGGTTGCCACGGTCCGTGCCGATCGCCTTCAGATCGGCGCCCGCGCAGAACGTGCCGCCCTCGCCCCACAGCACCGCGACCGCCGCCGAGTCGTCGGCGTCGAACTCCTCGAACGCCGTCAGCAGGGCCTGCGCGGCCGGCCCGTCGACGGCGTTGCGGGCGTGCGGCCGGGACAGGATCACGGTGTGCACCGGGCCGTCGCGCTCGACCCGGACCCCAGGCTCGGTCATGCCGTCACGCTGTCACAAGGCTGCGGTCCTTGTCACTCCCGAACGTCACTCCCGAACGTCACGCCGGAGCGGGTCAGGGATTGACACCGGTGAGGGCGAAGAACTCCTGGCGCGACCGGGCGTCCTCGCGCAGCGTGCCGAGGAGGGTGGAGGTGACGGTGCTTGACCCGGCCGCCTGCACGCCCCGCAGGGTCATGCACGTGTGCTCCGCCTCGATGACCACGCCGACGCCCTTGGGGTGCACGCGCTCGGCGAGCCAGTCCGCGACCTGCTTGGTCAGCCGCTCCTGCACCTGCGGCCGCCGCGCGAAGTGCTCGACCACGCGGGCCAGTTTGGACAGTCCGAGGATGCGCTCGCCGGGCAGGTAGCCGACGTGCGCGACCCCGACGAACGGCAGCAGGTGGTGCTCGCACACGGACCGCACCGGGATGCCGCGCGCCAGCACGAGCTCGTCGTAGCCCTCGTCGTTGGGGAACGTGGTCAGGTCGAACGGCCGCGGCGAGAACAGCTCGGCGTAGGCGCGCGCCATCCGGCCGGGTGTTCCGCGCAGGCTCTCCGAGTCCAGGGAGATCCCCAGAGCCTCGAGGAACTGGGCGGCGTGGAGCTCGGCGGCGGCCAGGTCGACGCTGTCGCTCTG
Proteins encoded in this window:
- a CDS encoding crotonase/enoyl-CoA hydratase family protein codes for the protein MTEPGVRVERDGPVHTVILSRPHARNAVDGPAAQALLTAFEEFDADDSAAVAVLWGEGGTFCAGADLKAIGTDRGNRLGEDGPGPMGPTRLRLGKPVIAAIAGHAVAGGLELALWCDLRVAAEDAVFGVFCRRWGVPLIDGGTVRLPRLIGVSQAMDLVLTGRPVPADEALRMGLANRVVPRGTERAAAEDLAAAIARFPQTCLRQDRLSLLEQDGLDERAAMANEWRHGLVSLAADADEGARRFAAGAGRGGSFELG
- the folE gene encoding GTP cyclohydrolase I FolE, whose protein sequence is MQPEPALRVVHDQSDSVDLAAAELHAAQFLEALGISLDSESLRGTPGRMARAYAELFSPRPFDLTTFPNDEGYDELVLARGIPVRSVCEHHLLPFVGVAHVGYLPGERILGLSKLARVVEHFARRPQVQERLTKQVADWLAERVHPKGVGVVIEAEHTCMTLRGVQAAGSSTVTSTLLGTLREDARSRQEFFALTGVNP